From Pseudomonas sp. CCI4.2, one genomic window encodes:
- a CDS encoding DUF2817 domain-containing protein → MHTDFPTHVSYRAQREQFLAAATAAGASLTEYSHPLPGPFGEPLSTDVAVLGDPGASRLLVAISGTHGVEGFYGSNCQAQWLQLLGGRPLPSDTAIVMIHLINPWGTAWLRRVNEDNIDLNRNHLDFNRPLPANHAYAALHYIYACTELRGPLRERADALLDEQVQKHGWPTVMSIVEGGQHSHPDGLFYGGLSPSWSNTTLHAIIQKHLSNAKTVMCFDLHTGAGAYGHPMLLTIAERAYFALADAQAAYGPWLYTLLTGAEHLSETGIAATATGYTSQALIDALPQVRMMPFVIECGTYPGEVVHRHLRDDQWLHLYGDPLDNVGRDIKLGLLEQFYPADKDWQEIVWVRTRQIWERGLLELNSIK, encoded by the coding sequence ATGCACACCGACTTTCCGACACACGTCAGTTACCGCGCTCAACGTGAACAGTTTTTAGCGGCGGCGACGGCTGCGGGCGCGAGCCTCACTGAATATTCGCACCCGCTTCCAGGCCCCTTCGGCGAGCCGTTAAGCACCGACGTAGCGGTGCTCGGCGATCCCGGCGCCTCTCGCTTGTTAGTCGCAATCAGCGGAACCCACGGGGTTGAAGGCTTCTACGGCTCCAATTGCCAGGCTCAATGGCTACAACTGCTGGGCGGTCGCCCACTGCCCTCTGACACGGCCATCGTGATGATCCATTTGATCAATCCATGGGGCACCGCTTGGCTGCGCCGGGTCAACGAAGACAATATCGACCTGAACCGAAATCATCTCGACTTCAATCGTCCACTGCCAGCCAACCACGCCTACGCCGCACTTCATTACATCTACGCGTGCACTGAATTGCGCGGACCGCTGCGAGAACGCGCCGATGCGTTGCTCGATGAGCAGGTCCAAAAACACGGCTGGCCGACGGTGATGTCGATTGTCGAAGGCGGCCAACACAGTCATCCGGATGGACTGTTTTACGGCGGACTGTCGCCCAGTTGGTCTAATACAACTCTGCACGCCATCATCCAGAAACATCTTTCAAACGCCAAAACAGTCATGTGTTTTGACCTGCATACCGGCGCAGGTGCTTACGGTCATCCGATGTTATTGACCATCGCCGAGCGGGCCTACTTCGCATTAGCCGATGCCCAGGCGGCCTACGGTCCTTGGCTCTACACCCTGCTGACCGGTGCCGAACATTTGAGTGAAACCGGAATCGCAGCCACCGCAACCGGTTACACCTCGCAAGCCCTGATCGATGCGTTGCCCCAGGTTCGCATGATGCCCTTCGTCATCGAATGCGGCACCTATCCGGGCGAAGTTGTTCATCGCCACCTGCGCGACGATCAATGGCTGCACCTGTACGGTGATCCCCTTGATAACGTCGGACGAGACATCAAGCTCGGTCTGTTGGAGCAGTTTTATCCGGCGGATAAAGACTGGCAGGAAATCGTCTGGGTCAGGACTCGACAGATTTGGGAGCGTGGGTTGCTGGAATTGAACTCGATCAAATAA
- a CDS encoding helix-turn-helix domain-containing protein, which translates to MVGQVCGAPLAARIAETMVVALRRGVDDPAISPFLKYRHHMHPALHRLQDAINQTPQADWTLQAMAAVSCTSSRHLTRLFALHSGISPLHYLRSIRLAVAEIALMSGKNVTQAAEIAGFKSDTQLRRSRRSVGG; encoded by the coding sequence ATGGTCGGACAGGTCTGCGGCGCACCGCTGGCCGCCCGCATCGCTGAAACCATGGTCGTTGCGTTACGCCGAGGTGTGGACGACCCGGCTATTTCTCCCTTTCTGAAATATCGACACCATATGCACCCGGCGTTGCATCGCCTGCAAGACGCAATCAACCAAACCCCTCAGGCAGACTGGACGCTGCAGGCCATGGCCGCCGTCAGTTGCACGTCGTCCCGACACCTGACGCGCTTGTTCGCCCTTCACTCCGGCATTTCACCGCTGCACTACCTGCGCAGCATCCGCTTGGCGGTGGCTGAGATTGCGTTGATGTCCGGAAAAAACGTCACACAGGCAGCCGAGATAGCCGGGTTCAAATCGGACACGCAATTACGCCGCAGTCGCCGTAGCGTGGGCGGTTGA
- a CDS encoding RNA polymerase sigma factor, whose protein sequence is MTDRNSDITATVLRERTKLGNFIRRRVRDATEAEDILQDVFYEFVQAYRLPATIEQASAWLFRVARNRIIDRFRKKKELPISGMNEDLDGDDEAYRLDLALPSMDAGPDAVFARSVVLNALQDALDELPENQRDVFIAHEIAGISFKEIAAQSGVAVNTLLARKRYAVLHLRSRLQTVYDELDS, encoded by the coding sequence ATGACCGATCGAAACAGCGACATCACCGCGACTGTCTTGCGCGAACGCACCAAGCTGGGGAATTTCATCCGGCGGCGGGTGCGCGACGCCACTGAAGCCGAGGACATTTTGCAGGACGTGTTTTATGAGTTCGTCCAAGCCTATCGCCTTCCGGCAACGATTGAGCAGGCCAGTGCATGGCTTTTCCGGGTGGCGCGAAATCGGATTATTGATCGGTTTCGCAAGAAGAAAGAACTGCCCATCAGTGGGATGAACGAAGACCTCGATGGCGACGATGAGGCGTATCGACTGGACCTCGCGCTGCCGTCGATGGACGCCGGGCCGGACGCTGTATTCGCCCGCTCGGTTGTACTTAACGCCTTGCAAGATGCGTTGGACGAACTTCCAGAGAATCAGCGCGATGTGTTTATCGCCCACGAAATCGCGGGTATCAGTTTCAAGGAAATCGCGGCGCAAAGCGGCGTTGCGGTGAACACTTTATTGGCACGAAAGCGCTATGCCGTCCTGCATTTGCGCAGTCGGCTGCAAACGGTTTATGACGAACTTGACTCGTAA
- the ampC gene encoding class C beta-lactamase produces MQMCMMETLRGLCLLSSCVFFGSVGVANAGQQEIDTLVKDAAQDVMQRYKVSGLAIAITVDGKPQFYNYGVASRETQQPVSNSTLFEIGSISKTFTATLATYAQASGKLLLTDRPSAYVPELKGSPFDNVTLINLATHTAGGFPLQFPDDIQNATQMMAYFKAWQPTFAPGTYRTYANPSVGMLGMTAAKSMGMPFDQALEHRLFPELGMPNSFITVPANKLPAYAQGYDKNDKPVRLSLGVLGAQAYGVKTTSKDMIRFVEANMGLAETSPLLKRAMADTHTGYFQLRAMTQDLIWEQYRYPVSLDALLEGNSNKMAYESNAVTALNPPLPPQQSVWINKTGSTNGFGAYVAFVPAKKLGIVMLANKNFPNEARVRLAYRILTELQP; encoded by the coding sequence ATTCAAATGTGCATGATGGAAACACTCCGCGGCCTATGTCTGTTAAGCAGTTGCGTCTTTTTCGGCAGTGTTGGCGTGGCGAATGCCGGACAACAAGAGATCGATACCCTCGTTAAAGACGCCGCTCAGGATGTCATGCAGCGGTATAAAGTCTCTGGATTGGCCATCGCAATCACCGTGGACGGCAAGCCGCAGTTCTACAACTATGGCGTTGCCTCCAGAGAAACGCAGCAGCCGGTTAGCAACAGTACGCTGTTTGAAATAGGTTCGATCAGTAAGACGTTCACGGCAACCCTGGCGACTTACGCTCAAGCCAGCGGCAAGCTACTGCTGACTGATCGCCCAAGCGCCTATGTGCCTGAACTCAAGGGCAGCCCGTTTGACAACGTGACACTGATCAATCTGGCGACGCATACGGCCGGCGGTTTCCCACTGCAGTTTCCCGATGACATACAGAACGCCACGCAGATGATGGCGTACTTCAAAGCATGGCAACCGACGTTTGCCCCCGGCACCTACAGAACCTATGCCAACCCAAGCGTCGGAATGCTCGGAATGACTGCCGCCAAGAGCATGGGAATGCCTTTCGACCAAGCCTTGGAGCATCGGCTGTTTCCCGAACTCGGCATGCCCAACAGCTTCATCACCGTTCCGGCGAACAAGTTGCCCGCCTACGCTCAAGGCTACGACAAGAACGACAAGCCCGTCAGACTCAGTCTTGGCGTGCTCGGCGCCCAAGCCTACGGGGTGAAAACGACTTCCAAAGACATGATTCGCTTCGTCGAAGCCAACATGGGCCTTGCAGAAACGAGTCCATTGCTCAAGCGCGCGATGGCCGACACCCACACCGGTTACTTCCAGTTGAGGGCCATGACGCAGGACCTGATCTGGGAGCAATACCGCTATCCAGTCTCACTGGACGCATTATTGGAAGGCAACTCGAACAAGATGGCATACGAGAGCAACGCCGTCACAGCGCTAAATCCGCCTCTGCCGCCGCAGCAATCTGTCTGGATAAACAAGACCGGATCAACCAACGGATTTGGTGCGTATGTGGCGTTCGTGCCAGCGAAAAAGCTCGGTATCGTGATGCTCGCGAACAAGAACTTTCCCAATGAAGCCCGAGTTCGCCTGGCTTATCGCATCCTGACTGAACTTCAACCCTGA
- a CDS encoding DUF1272 domain-containing protein, which yields MLELRPSCEHCNVALPADSAQAMICSYECTFCADCVDKVLGNVCPNCGGGFAPRPVRPSHVDVGGSTLAQNPMSAVVRHRPVDPPTQAQLIATIGAIAAEHR from the coding sequence ATGCTTGAACTCAGACCGAGCTGCGAACACTGCAATGTTGCACTACCTGCCGACAGTGCCCAGGCGATGATTTGCTCGTATGAGTGCACGTTTTGCGCGGACTGCGTGGATAAGGTGTTGGGCAATGTCTGCCCCAATTGTGGTGGCGGCTTTGCTCCGCGCCCGGTTCGTCCGTCCCATGTCGATGTCGGCGGCAGTACGCTGGCTCAGAACCCCATGAGCGCGGTGGTTCGGCATCGTCCGGTCGATCCGCCCACGCAAGCCCAGTTGATCGCAACCATTGGCGCCATCGCTGCAGAACATCGATGA
- the crcB gene encoding fluoride efflux transporter CrcB, which translates to MLKSIFAIAFGASVGALMRWQLGMKLNSVFPTLPPGTVVANMVGGYIIGLAVAFFAATPTLSAEWRLLVITGFCGGLTTFSTFSAETIILIQQGRLLWALSSIAVHVLGSLAMTALGLLTFQLISGR; encoded by the coding sequence ATGCTGAAGTCAATTTTCGCCATCGCTTTCGGAGCGTCCGTAGGCGCGTTGATGCGCTGGCAATTAGGCATGAAGCTCAACTCGGTGTTTCCGACGCTTCCCCCCGGTACGGTGGTCGCCAACATGGTCGGTGGCTACATCATCGGTCTGGCAGTGGCATTCTTTGCGGCAACCCCGACCCTCAGTGCCGAGTGGAGACTGCTGGTCATCACCGGCTTTTGCGGTGGTCTGACCACGTTTTCCACTTTTTCGGCCGAGACCATTATTTTGATTCAACAAGGGCGGCTGCTCTGGGCGCTCAGTTCGATCGCCGTGCATGTACTCGGCTCCCTTGCGATGACCGCACTAGGATTGCTGACCTTTCAACTCATCAGCGGACGCTGA
- a CDS encoding DUF190 domain-containing protein, with translation MNGFQVIFYTQQNRRHDGKMLGEWIVDLAKELGLRGATMVSGIEGFGHTGKIHSAHFFELADQPMEVRLAMTDEEDQRLFERLAIEDVALFYIKMPIELGFVGKAVEKSN, from the coding sequence ATGAATGGCTTTCAAGTGATTTTCTACACCCAGCAGAACCGTCGCCATGACGGGAAAATGCTCGGGGAATGGATTGTCGACCTGGCAAAAGAACTGGGTCTGCGTGGCGCAACAATGGTGTCTGGCATCGAGGGGTTTGGGCACACAGGCAAGATCCATTCAGCTCACTTTTTCGAGCTGGCCGATCAACCGATGGAAGTACGACTGGCAATGACTGACGAGGAGGACCAGCGGCTATTTGAGCGTTTGGCCATCGAAGACGTCGCATTGTTTTATATCAAGATGCCCATTGAACTGGGCTTTGTCGGTAAAGCCGTGGAAAAATCCAACTAA